The stretch of DNA AGTTCCAGACATCCGAACAGACCTGCATGATGAAGTCGGATTTTTTGGAGATACCGCCGATCACCACCACAGAGTTGATCGCCACACCTTCGGACTTGAAGCGCTCAATAATGGCGCGAGCACCAAAGGCGGTGGCCTCCACCAGGGAACGGAAGATCTGCGGAGCCTCGCTGCCCATCTTCAAGCCGGCGATGGCCATGGTCAGGGTCTGATCGGCATCCGGGGTGCGGCGGCCGTTGACCCAGTCCAGTGCGGTAATGCCCGTTTCGCCAGCAGGAATCTGGCTGGCGGCATCGCCCAGGGCGGCGAGGGTTTTGTCTTCGATCTCTTCGGCGAGCTTTGTGCGCGTAGCCTCATCAAGAGAGTTGCTGCTGGCCAACAGGGTCTGCACCGGCCAGTTGATCAGGTTGCGGAACCAGGCATAGAGGTCACCAAAGGCGGATTGACCGGCCTCCAGGCCCACCAGGCCGGGAATCACTGAGCCGTCCACCTGACCACAGATACCGCGAATGCATTTATCGCCAATGTCTTCATAGGTGGCGACGGTGATATCACAGGTGGAGGTACCCATCACCTTGGTCAACACGCCGGGTTTGACGTTGGCCGCCACAGCGCCCATATGGCAATCAAAGGCACCAAAGCCGACCGGAATGCCCGCCGGCAGGCCCAGCTTGTCGGCCCACTCTTCGGTCAGGGGGCCCACAGTTTCGGCGGAGGTGAAGGTCTCGGCGGGCAGGCGATCGCGCAGCCCGTCCAGCACCGGGTCCAGGCCGGTAAAGAAGTCGTTGGGGGGATAGCCACCCCAGCTTTCGTGCCACATCACTTTGTGACCCGCCGCGCAGCGACCCGCACGGAATTTGCTCGGATGGGTGGTGCCGGTCAGTATCGCGGGCATCCAGTCACAGTGCTCAACCCAGCTGTACGCAGCCTCGGCCACGGAGGGGTCTGCTTTCATGACGTGCCAGGCCTTGGCCCAGAACCATTCGGAGGAGTAGATACCACCTTCATACTTGAGATAGTTGGGCTCGGACTTTTCGGCCGCTGCGGTAATGGCCTGGGCTTCTTTGATCGCCGTGTGGTCTTTCCACAGCACGAACATGGCGTTCGGGTTTTCGGCGAACTCAGGCTTCAACGCCAGCGCGACACCTTCGCTGTCCACCGGGACCGGTGTGGAACCGGTGGTATCAAAGCTGATACCCACTACCTGCTGCGCCGCGCCGGCCGGTGCTTTTTCCCACAGGCCCTGTACGGCTTGCTCAACCCCTTCCAAATAATCCAGCGGGTGCTGGCGGAACTGGTTTTTGGCCGGTTCGGAGTAAAGCCCCTGGTTCCAACGCTTGTAGGGCACCACGGTGGTGGCGACTTCCTGCCCATTGGCGGTGTCCACCAACAGTGCGCGAACCGAGTCGGAGCCGTAATCCAGGCCCAGTGCATAAGACGTCATAGAACCATTACCTTTTATTTGCAGCACAGGAGTGTGCATCAGTTACCAATCTGTTTTGTATTATAATATGCGAAACCGTGTTTCTGTCAATGTTTTTCGCGGGCTCTGGCGACCAAGATGCTGGCATTGCAGCCACCCGACCAGGGAACGACCAACACCACGCGGCACCCTGTGAGCGCCCTACTCACTCGACCGAGGAATGACTTTATAAGTAATATAATATAAGGCCGTAGACGCGCAACATCAAGCCAAAAACCGGTAGCAGCCCCGTCTAAAGTTGTTGTTTTCAAGATTTTTGGCCCTATAAAACGAAAAAGGCGCCTAAATAGGCGCCTTATAGTCTTAAAAATCATATGACCAAAAAAGGATAACAGATCGCTACCGAGCCCTCTGGCGCACCGCCTCAAACAGACAGACCCCGGTGGCGACCGAGACGTTCAGACTGCTGACCGTGCCCGCCATGGGAATATTGATCAGAAAATCGCAGGTTTCCCGGGTCAGGCGACGCAGCCCTTCCCCCTCGGCCCCCATGATCAGTGCGATCGGGCCCTTCAGATCACTCTGGTAGACAGACGCGCTCGCCTCGCCCGCCGCGCCCACCAGCCAGATGCCGGACTCCTGGAGTTTTTTGAGGGTGCGGGCCAGATTGGTCACCGGCACAAAGGGTAGAACCTCCGCCGCGCCACAGGCCACCTTACGCGCTACCGGGTTGAGGCCGGCAGACTTGTCTTTGGGCGCGATCACCGCATCCACCCCGGCCGCTTCGGCGGTACGCATGCAGGCCCCCAGGTTATGGGGGTCCGTCACACCATCGAGCACCAGCAACAGCGGCGGGTGGTCCAGCTCGCTTAACCGCTGAAACAGAAAGCCTTCATCGTGGACCTGCCCGGGCCGACAGTTCGCCACTATGCCCTGGTGGTTTTCACCTTCGGCCAGGGCATCCAGCTTGCCCCGCCCCATCGGCTGAACCGACACGCCTTGCGCCTCGGCCAGTTTCAGGATTTTCTGCAGACGCTGGTCGCCGCGCCCTTGCAGACAGTACAGCTGCAACACCCGCTGCGGGGCACTTTTCAACAGCGCCTGCACCGAGTGCAGGCCAAAGACGATTTCACTCTTACTCACAGATGGTTCCGGCCCTGAATCTTCGATCAATCACTGGGCCGGTCACTACTGCCGCCGGCCCGACTCAACGCCCTCTGGCGAAGGCTGCACAGGTTTTCAAACCAGTGGTTATCTCTTCTTCGTAAACTTAGCCAGCGCTTTTTTAAAGCCAGCTGCCGCCGACGCAAGTAGAGACCGGCTCTCAGTCGGTTGAGTCGCTTTCTCCGATCGAACTGTTCCAGCTTTCTTCGAATGCGCAGTTTTCTGACTTTCCTGTTTACCATGACGTTGTCCGGATGAACCTCGTTTGGATGAACGGGACGGGCCACGCTCGTCGTTGCCACCCCGCGAGCGGCCACGGCCTTTGCCCTTGCCCGACTTTTTGGGGGCGGCATCCCGCCCGTCAGCGGCGGGAGGACGGGCATTGGTTTTGCCCTTGCCCCGACGGGTCGCGGTAACCGACTCCATTTCAAAATCAATTTTGCGACTATCCAGATCGACCTGCACCACTCGCACCCGGAGCTCATCGCCCAGGCTGAACACCTTGCGGGTGCGATCACCCACCAGGCGATGCTGGGCGGGCTCGAACCGGTAGTAGTCGTGCGGCAGTGCCGTGATATGGACCAGCCCTTCGACGTACAGATCCTTCAGCTCGACAAACAGGCCAAAACCGACCACCGAGGCCACTACGCCGTCGAACACCTCGCCGACATGATCCTGCAGGAATTCGCACTTGAGCCAACTGGCCACATCCCGGGTGGCCTCGTCCGCACGCCGCTCGGTCATTGAGCAGTGCTCGCCCAGAGCGACCACATCCCCGGTTTCATAGGGGTAGATCTCCTTGCGGGACAGCGGCTTGGCGCCCTCGACCCGCGCGACATTGGCGGTCTGGCGGTCGCTGCGGATGACGGACCGGATGGCCCGGTGCACCAGCAGGTCCGGGTAGCGACGGATCGGCGAGGTAAAGTGGGTGTAGGCATCGAAGCCGAGGCCGAAGTGGCCTTCGTTGTCTACCTGATAGACCGCCTGGCGCAGGGTGCGCAGCATGACCATCTGAATCAGATGGCTGTCCGAGCGGCCCTGAATCTGTTGCATCAGTGCCTGGAAATCGGCCGAACTCGGGTCCGCGCCGCCACCGAGGCCAAGGCCCAGCTCGCCCAGGAACTCACGCAAGTTGGCGAGCTTCTCTTCGGTCGGCCCCTGGTGCACCCGGTACAGGCAGGTGATCTGGTGCTTCTCCAGGAAGCGCGCGGTGCACACGTTGGCGCACAGCATGCACTCTTCGATCAACTTGTGCGCATCGTTGCGCTGAACCGGGACAATCCGGTCGATTTTGCGGTCTTCGTTGAACACGATCTGGGTTTCAACGGTTTCAAAGTCGATGGCACCGCGCTCATCCCGGGCCTTGCGCAGGACCTTGTAGAGCTTATGCAGGCTGTG from Marinimicrobium koreense encodes:
- the rlmB gene encoding 23S rRNA (guanosine(2251)-2'-O)-methyltransferase RlmB, yielding MSKSEIVFGLHSVQALLKSAPQRVLQLYCLQGRGDQRLQKILKLAEAQGVSVQPMGRGKLDALAEGENHQGIVANCRPGQVHDEGFLFQRLSELDHPPLLLVLDGVTDPHNLGACMRTAEAAGVDAVIAPKDKSAGLNPVARKVACGAAEVLPFVPVTNLARTLKKLQESGIWLVGAAGEASASVYQSDLKGPIALIMGAEGEGLRRLTRETCDFLINIPMAGTVSSLNVSVATGVCLFEAVRQRAR
- the rnr gene encoding ribonuclease R; protein product: MSKEKHPKHDPYAEREAQKYDNPVPSREFILQLLEDAPGPVTHPEVCEMLDLRDEDQVEAVRRRLIAMARDGQLVSNRRGAFARLDKIDVIRGRVQGHKDGYGFVIPAKGGNDLYLHNRQMRRVFDGDEVLVRVTGSYRGKDEAAIVEVLSRNTEQLAGRLFREDGVQFVSPENQRITHDILIPPGAEGDAKSGQIVVVAITQQPDKKRPATGKVIQVLGDHMAPGMEIELAIQSHGIPSEWPAEALSEAEALSDTVQEKDKQHRVDIRHLPFVTIDGADARDFDDAVLCEKRKGGGWRLSVAIADVSHYVPCSSALDVEGRKRGNSVYFPDYVVPMLPEAISNGLCSLNPKVDRLCMVCEMNLDAEGKITSYKFFEGVMHSHARLTYDQVWDILQADGDDEHPLRQEFKEVLPQLHSLHKLYKVLRKARDERGAIDFETVETQIVFNEDRKIDRIVPVQRNDAHKLIEECMLCANVCTARFLEKHQITCLYRVHQGPTEEKLANLREFLGELGLGLGGGADPSSADFQALMQQIQGRSDSHLIQMVMLRTLRQAVYQVDNEGHFGLGFDAYTHFTSPIRRYPDLLVHRAIRSVIRSDRQTANVARVEGAKPLSRKEIYPYETGDVVALGEHCSMTERRADEATRDVASWLKCEFLQDHVGEVFDGVVASVVGFGLFVELKDLYVEGLVHITALPHDYYRFEPAQHRLVGDRTRKVFSLGDELRVRVVQVDLDSRKIDFEMESVTATRRGKGKTNARPPAADGRDAAPKKSGKGKGRGRSRGGNDERGPSRSSKRGSSGQRHGKQESQKTAHSKKAGTVRSEKATQPTESRSLLASAAAGFKKALAKFTKKR
- a CDS encoding ribulokinase, whose amino-acid sequence is MTSYALGLDYGSDSVRALLVDTANGQEVATTVVPYKRWNQGLYSEPAKNQFRQHPLDYLEGVEQAVQGLWEKAPAGAAQQVVGISFDTTGSTPVPVDSEGVALALKPEFAENPNAMFVLWKDHTAIKEAQAITAAAEKSEPNYLKYEGGIYSSEWFWAKAWHVMKADPSVAEAAYSWVEHCDWMPAILTGTTHPSKFRAGRCAAGHKVMWHESWGGYPPNDFFTGLDPVLDGLRDRLPAETFTSAETVGPLTEEWADKLGLPAGIPVGFGAFDCHMGAVAANVKPGVLTKVMGTSTCDITVATYEDIGDKCIRGICGQVDGSVIPGLVGLEAGQSAFGDLYAWFRNLINWPVQTLLASSNSLDEATRTKLAEEIEDKTLAALGDAASQIPAGETGITALDWVNGRRTPDADQTLTMAIAGLKMGSEAPQIFRSLVEATAFGARAIIERFKSEGVAINSVVVIGGISKKSDFIMQVCSDVWNCQIDVLESEQSCALGAAIFASTIAGVHPDVAAAQKVMASPVCKSYTPNADNAAVYDRLYQNYQALGAFVEGERK